A section of the Spirosoma pollinicola genome encodes:
- a CDS encoding DUF7133 domain-containing protein, which translates to MVKPVYFVCLLGIGLFCLLSFKAKFGSLLDEGPSPARTPTEEQATFQLEPGLKIQLVAAEPLVQDPVVITFDENGRLWVVEMRGFMPNINGEGEDKPVGRISVLEDTNGDGQMDVSKVYLDSLIMPRALALVEGGALVAENGALWLTKDTNGDLKADTKTLIDKDYAGSGLPEHSGNGLWRSMDNWLYNAKSRFRYHEVDGKWLRDSTEARGQWGISHDDRGRLYYNYNWSQLHADLVPPNYLSRNKHHTPTTGIDHGLTIDRRVYPIRPNPAVNRGYIPGTLDKEGHLREFTAACSPLVYRGTTLPKPFYGNVFVCEPAGNLIKRNVSENKELLIAAHDPHPGKEFLASTDERFRPVALSTGPDGGLYVADMYRGLIQHSAYVTPYLKEKTIERDLVLPVHYGRIWRIVPENWQASAPKKLSTASSKDLVAELANPDGWHRDMAQRLLIERNDKSTRQALTDVVVKGDNNLARFHALWTLDGMKLSSPDVLFSLLTDADPLIQTTTLRLLEPFAKTDKTVRTKLGQQLVAQWEKAPIEQILQMTFAAGVLDQPAAHQLLAGIVNRYGESALIRDAALSSLYNQEFAFLQNLLTSPQWQAQEPAKEIFLEMLTTSVIRKRNPAELAALLNRLNTNKIASSWQEKAVLTSLSIQGSTSKLKPIKLAVAPKLLTQPTGKIEPTRLAVLSAMFEWPGHVASRTALPKKSLLNDDEQKLFASGRQIYLSTCSGCHGTDGSGLKRFAPPLIGSDWVLGDEKRLSLIILHGMEGPVEVAKKVYDVPDILPVMPAHSTMDDGSITAILMYIRNEWGNNAGPIGKRVVGMTRVTSQGRVVPWTAKELNNYIIEGKATSGK; encoded by the coding sequence ATGGTTAAGCCCGTCTACTTTGTTTGCCTGCTGGGTATCGGCCTTTTTTGCCTCCTGAGCTTTAAAGCCAAGTTCGGCAGTTTGCTGGATGAAGGCCCATCGCCAGCCCGAACACCTACCGAAGAACAAGCGACTTTTCAGCTTGAGCCAGGCCTGAAAATCCAGCTCGTTGCAGCCGAACCTCTGGTTCAGGACCCGGTCGTTATTACGTTCGATGAAAACGGGCGACTCTGGGTGGTTGAAATGCGCGGCTTCATGCCGAATATAAACGGCGAAGGCGAGGATAAACCCGTTGGGCGCATATCAGTGCTGGAAGATACCAACGGCGACGGTCAGATGGACGTTAGTAAAGTTTACCTCGATAGTCTCATCATGCCAAGAGCGCTGGCCTTGGTCGAAGGAGGTGCCCTAGTTGCCGAAAACGGGGCGCTGTGGCTCACCAAAGATACCAATGGAGATCTAAAAGCTGACACAAAAACACTGATTGACAAAGACTACGCCGGTAGCGGCCTGCCCGAACATTCGGGCAACGGGCTTTGGCGCAGCATGGACAACTGGCTCTACAATGCCAAATCCCGCTTCCGATACCATGAGGTTGATGGCAAATGGCTGCGTGACAGTACCGAAGCCCGCGGGCAGTGGGGCATCAGTCACGATGACCGGGGACGTCTGTATTATAACTACAACTGGTCGCAGCTCCACGCCGATCTGGTTCCGCCAAATTACCTGTCCCGCAATAAACACCATACCCCTACCACGGGTATTGACCACGGCCTGACCATCGACCGTCGGGTTTACCCCATCCGACCCAACCCGGCAGTTAACCGGGGGTATATACCGGGCACACTGGACAAAGAAGGCCATCTGCGTGAATTTACAGCCGCTTGCTCGCCACTGGTGTATCGGGGAACGACCTTACCGAAGCCTTTTTATGGCAACGTATTTGTGTGCGAACCTGCCGGGAACCTGATCAAACGTAATGTATCGGAGAACAAAGAGCTCCTGATTGCGGCTCATGATCCACATCCCGGCAAAGAATTCCTGGCGTCGACCGATGAACGATTCAGGCCAGTCGCCCTGTCAACCGGCCCCGATGGCGGGCTTTATGTAGCCGATATGTATAGGGGCCTTATTCAGCATAGCGCCTACGTGACACCCTATCTGAAAGAAAAGACAATTGAGCGGGATCTTGTTCTTCCTGTACACTATGGCCGTATCTGGCGAATCGTGCCGGAGAACTGGCAAGCCTCAGCTCCCAAAAAACTATCGACGGCCTCATCGAAAGATCTGGTTGCCGAACTGGCCAATCCCGACGGATGGCACCGCGACATGGCCCAGCGGTTGCTGATCGAGCGAAACGACAAAAGCACCCGTCAGGCGTTAACAGATGTAGTCGTAAAAGGAGATAATAATCTGGCCCGTTTTCATGCCTTGTGGACATTGGACGGTATGAAATTAAGTAGTCCGGACGTACTTTTCAGTCTGCTGACCGACGCCGACCCACTTATTCAAACAACCACCCTGCGCTTACTTGAGCCGTTTGCGAAGACAGACAAAACCGTTCGGACAAAATTGGGTCAGCAACTGGTGGCCCAATGGGAGAAGGCCCCCATCGAACAAATCCTTCAAATGACCTTTGCGGCCGGGGTTCTCGACCAACCCGCAGCGCATCAACTGCTGGCTGGAATTGTGAATCGTTACGGCGAATCGGCCCTGATTCGGGATGCTGCACTCAGTAGCCTTTACAATCAGGAATTCGCGTTCCTGCAAAATCTGCTAACGTCTCCCCAATGGCAGGCCCAGGAACCGGCGAAAGAAATTTTTCTGGAAATGCTTACAACATCGGTTATTCGCAAACGCAACCCGGCAGAATTAGCCGCGCTTCTGAACAGGCTGAACACGAATAAGATAGCCTCAAGCTGGCAGGAAAAGGCGGTGCTCACCAGCCTGTCAATTCAGGGAAGTACCAGCAAACTGAAGCCAATTAAACTGGCTGTTGCACCCAAACTCCTAACCCAGCCAACCGGCAAAATAGAACCCACACGCCTTGCCGTACTAAGTGCCATGTTCGAGTGGCCAGGCCACGTTGCCAGTCGAACAGCATTACCGAAGAAGAGCCTGTTAAATGACGACGAGCAGAAACTGTTCGCATCAGGCCGGCAGATCTACCTCAGCACCTGCTCAGGCTGTCATGGTACCGATGGGAGCGGATTGAAACGATTTGCTCCCCCGCTCATCGGCTCCGACTGGGTTTTGGGCGACGAGAAACGCTTGTCTCTCATCATTCTACACGGCATGGAAGGACCGGTAGAAGTTGCCAAAAAGGTGTATGATGTGCCTGATATACTGCCCGTTATGCCCGCCCATTCGACAATGGACGACGGTTCGATTACTGCTATCCTGATGTATATCCGAAATGAGTGGGGCAACAATGCCGGTCCCATTGGGAAGCGTGTGGTGGGTATGACGCGGGTTACATCGCAGGGCCGGGTTGTTCCGTGGACGGCGAAAGAGCTGAACAACTACATTATTGAAGGCAAAGCAACCAGCGGAAAATAA
- a CDS encoding FAD-dependent oxidoreductase has protein sequence MRTRPALLRQAVVRHSDVIVYGGTSAAVMAAVQVKKMGKSVIIVSPDVHLGGLSSGGLGFTDTGNKEVIGGLAREFYQRLYQHYQTKDAWKWQKQEEYGNKGQGTPAIDGTSRTMWIFEPHAAEQVFEDFANEYKLTIYRNEWLDRSAKGITKRAGSIRSFRTLSGTTYEGEMFIDATYEGDLMAVAGVNYHVGREANSVYGETWNGVQAGVFQHGHHFKVNVSPYKTPGDPASGLLPEISSEKIAANGTGDRKIQTYCFRMCLSNHPDNRVPFPKPEAYNADRYELLARVFATGWRETFDKYDPIPNRKTDTNNHGPFSTDYIGKNYDYPEATYERRKQIIKDHELYQKGLMYFLSNDPRVPADVQKPMQQWGLAKDEFKDNGNWPHQLYIREARRMLGVFVMKEADALGKTTVPEPIGMGSYALDAHNAQRYVKDDGFVQNEGDIGVHPDKPYSIAYGSILPKENECKNLLVPVCVSSSHIAYGSIRMEPVFMILGQSAATAAVLSINNKVSPQQLPYETLSKVLLSDKQRLTLNAAN, from the coding sequence ATGCGAACCCGCCCTGCCTTGCTGCGGCAGGCTGTGGTGCGGCATTCCGATGTAATTGTTTACGGTGGAACATCGGCGGCTGTGATGGCAGCGGTACAGGTTAAGAAAATGGGTAAATCGGTGATCATCGTTTCCCCCGATGTTCATTTGGGCGGCTTATCGTCGGGTGGTCTGGGCTTTACCGATACGGGTAATAAAGAAGTAATTGGCGGGCTGGCCCGTGAATTTTATCAGCGGTTATACCAGCATTATCAGACAAAAGACGCCTGGAAATGGCAGAAACAAGAAGAATACGGCAATAAAGGGCAGGGTACACCCGCCATTGATGGGACCAGTCGAACGATGTGGATTTTTGAACCTCATGCCGCCGAACAGGTTTTTGAGGATTTTGCCAACGAGTACAAACTGACAATCTACCGGAATGAGTGGCTCGACCGGTCGGCAAAAGGTATCACCAAACGTGCCGGCAGTATTCGCTCCTTTCGAACGCTGAGCGGTACAACATACGAAGGAGAAATGTTCATCGACGCCACCTACGAAGGCGATTTGATGGCCGTTGCGGGGGTAAACTACCACGTAGGTCGCGAAGCCAACAGCGTTTACGGTGAAACCTGGAATGGCGTTCAGGCGGGCGTTTTTCAGCATGGGCATCACTTCAAAGTTAATGTGAGTCCCTACAAAACACCGGGCGATCCGGCCAGCGGACTACTCCCCGAAATATCGTCCGAGAAGATAGCCGCCAACGGAACCGGAGATCGTAAAATACAAACCTATTGTTTTCGTATGTGCCTGAGCAATCACCCCGATAACCGGGTGCCGTTCCCTAAACCCGAAGCCTACAACGCCGACCGGTATGAACTGCTGGCGCGGGTGTTTGCCACGGGCTGGCGCGAAACTTTCGACAAATACGACCCGATCCCGAATCGAAAAACCGACACGAACAACCACGGCCCATTCAGCACAGATTATATTGGTAAAAACTATGACTATCCCGAAGCAACCTACGAGCGTCGGAAGCAGATCATCAAAGATCATGAACTGTATCAGAAAGGTCTGATGTATTTCCTGTCCAACGACCCGCGCGTTCCGGCCGATGTACAGAAACCGATGCAGCAATGGGGGCTGGCCAAAGATGAATTTAAAGACAACGGAAACTGGCCGCATCAGCTTTACATTCGTGAAGCCCGGCGTATGCTCGGCGTTTTTGTCATGAAAGAAGCCGACGCGTTGGGCAAAACCACTGTTCCCGAACCCATTGGTATGGGCTCATATGCACTCGATGCCCACAATGCTCAACGGTATGTTAAAGACGATGGGTTTGTGCAGAATGAAGGCGATATCGGCGTACACCCCGACAAGCCCTATTCGATTGCCTATGGGTCTATTTTGCCGAAAGAAAATGAGTGCAAGAACCTGCTGGTGCCGGTATGTGTATCCAGTTCGCACATAGCTTACGGCTCTATCCGGATGGAGCCCGTGTTCATGATTTTAGGGCAGTCGGCAGCAACAGCGGCAGTTTTGAGTATCAATAACAAGGTTAGTCCGCAGCAGTTACCATACGAAACGCTAAGCAAGGTTTTATTGAGCGACAAGCAGCGATTGACGCTGAATGCCGCGAATTGA
- a CDS encoding FAD-dependent oxidoreductase, producing MNRRHFIERLSLSSGAALTVPLFSFPDTATAQTHGLLNRSSQAERAADVVIAGGGLGGCAAALAALRNKLTVILTEETDWIGGQMTQQGVPPDEHQWIETHGATQLYRDFRTAIRDYYKQHYPLTDAAKVSKFLNPGDGAVSRLCHEPKVALAVLEQMMAPYLSSGQLTLFLEHKITGADVQGDRVRALKTVSQRTGKEIILTAPYFVDATELGDLLPLTGTEFVTGTESQRETRELHAPEKADPNNCQAFTMCFAMDYVAGENHVIDKPKECDFWRNYVPRVTPVWSGKLLDLSYSNPKTLEPKQLGFHPEGIATGDKLNLWNYRRMISKANFRPGAYIGDISGVNWPQNDYTMGNLIGATDREFKKHVERAKQVSLSLLYWLQTEVPRPDGGQGWPGIRFRPDIMGTEDGLAKYPYVRESRRIKAVFTVLEEHVGAENRALMTGKKEGNTSAEFYDSVGVGYYHIDLHPSTGGNNYIDFGSLPFQIPLGALLPKRMENLLPANKNIGTTHITNGCYRLHPVEWSIGEAAGMLVAYSLNKKVIPRAVREKEQHLADFQKMIRSQGIETHWPKV from the coding sequence ATGAATCGACGACATTTTATTGAACGTTTATCTCTCAGTAGCGGAGCGGCCTTAACCGTTCCACTATTTTCATTTCCGGATACTGCAACTGCACAAACACACGGGTTGCTAAATCGATCAAGTCAGGCCGAACGAGCCGCCGATGTGGTTATTGCCGGTGGCGGACTGGGCGGTTGTGCCGCTGCGCTGGCCGCTCTTCGGAATAAGTTAACGGTGATCCTGACCGAAGAAACCGACTGGATTGGGGGCCAGATGACCCAACAGGGCGTACCACCCGACGAACACCAGTGGATTGAAACCCACGGAGCAACCCAGCTTTACCGCGATTTTCGGACAGCCATCAGGGACTATTACAAACAGCATTACCCGCTGACAGATGCCGCCAAAGTCAGCAAATTCCTGAATCCGGGCGATGGGGCAGTTTCCCGTTTGTGTCACGAGCCGAAGGTAGCGTTGGCGGTTCTGGAGCAGATGATGGCCCCATACCTGAGTTCCGGCCAGTTGACACTATTTCTCGAACATAAAATCACCGGAGCCGATGTGCAGGGCGACCGGGTGCGGGCGCTAAAAACCGTCAGCCAGCGCACGGGCAAGGAAATCATTCTCACAGCGCCCTATTTTGTAGATGCTACCGAACTGGGTGATTTATTGCCGTTAACCGGCACCGAATTCGTGACCGGAACCGAATCGCAACGCGAAACGCGGGAGTTGCACGCGCCCGAAAAAGCTGACCCCAACAACTGTCAGGCGTTTACCATGTGCTTTGCGATGGATTACGTTGCGGGAGAGAATCACGTCATCGACAAACCCAAAGAGTGTGATTTCTGGCGAAATTATGTCCCCAGGGTCACGCCAGTCTGGTCGGGCAAATTGCTTGACTTGTCCTATTCGAACCCTAAAACACTGGAGCCCAAACAGCTGGGTTTTCACCCGGAAGGTATTGCCACGGGCGATAAACTAAACCTGTGGAACTACCGCCGGATGATTAGTAAAGCCAATTTCAGGCCGGGCGCGTATATAGGTGATATTTCTGGTGTTAACTGGCCACAGAATGACTACACGATGGGCAATTTGATTGGGGCCACCGACAGGGAGTTTAAAAAACACGTTGAGCGGGCCAAACAAGTAAGCTTGTCACTGCTCTACTGGCTGCAAACCGAAGTTCCGCGCCCGGATGGCGGACAAGGCTGGCCCGGTATCCGCTTTCGACCCGACATTATGGGCACTGAGGACGGTTTGGCTAAATACCCCTATGTCCGCGAATCCCGTCGGATTAAAGCGGTGTTTACCGTTCTCGAAGAGCACGTTGGAGCCGAGAATCGTGCATTAATGACGGGCAAAAAGGAAGGCAATACATCCGCCGAATTTTACGATAGCGTCGGTGTAGGCTATTACCACATTGATTTACACCCCAGCACCGGCGGTAATAACTACATCGACTTTGGGTCATTGCCGTTCCAGATTCCGTTAGGAGCCCTGTTGCCCAAACGCATGGAAAACCTGTTGCCCGCCAACAAAAACATTGGCACGACGCATATCACGAATGGTTGCTACCGGCTGCACCCCGTAGAGTGGAGTATTGGCGAAGCGGCAGGCATGCTCGTCGCCTATTCGCTCAACAAAAAAGTCATACCCCGTGCCGTTCGGGAGAAGGAGCAACATTTGGCTGACTTCCAGAAAATGATCCGCTCGCAGGGCATCGAAACCCACTGGCCGAAAGTGTGA
- a CDS encoding SDR family NAD(P)-dependent oxidoreductase, which yields MSKELLPGIKQFDLTGKSAIITGGSKGLGLAMAAGLASAGANVMLVNRNADEGAAAAQELSTDYGIKAISFAADISKTDQAEAMVNAAVAAFGTVDILINSAGINIRGAIDELTPEDFSKVMEVNVTGTWLCCRAVTPIMKKAGRGSIINLASTLGLVGLSNRTPYTSSKGAVVQMTRALALELAPFNINVNAICPGPFLTEMNLPIADTEEGLKFVVGATALGRWGHLREIQGAAIFLASDASSFMVGSMLTVDGGWTAR from the coding sequence ATGAGTAAAGAACTACTTCCGGGCATCAAACAATTTGACCTTACCGGAAAATCGGCCATCATTACGGGTGGCTCCAAAGGACTTGGGCTTGCTATGGCAGCCGGATTAGCCTCGGCAGGGGCCAATGTCATGTTAGTAAACCGCAATGCTGATGAAGGCGCAGCAGCGGCTCAGGAATTGAGCACCGATTATGGCATAAAAGCCATTTCGTTTGCCGCCGATATTTCAAAGACCGATCAGGCCGAAGCGATGGTTAACGCAGCCGTAGCCGCGTTTGGTACTGTCGATATTCTAATCAACAGCGCCGGAATCAACATTCGCGGGGCCATCGACGAGCTGACGCCGGAAGACTTCAGTAAAGTAATGGAGGTCAATGTAACTGGCACCTGGCTTTGCTGCCGGGCCGTTACACCGATTATGAAAAAAGCTGGGCGGGGCAGTATCATCAATCTAGCCAGCACACTCGGTCTGGTTGGACTATCGAACCGCACGCCCTACACCTCCAGCAAAGGGGCCGTTGTGCAGATGACCCGCGCCCTCGCGCTGGAGCTGGCCCCCTTCAACATCAACGTGAATGCTATTTGCCCCGGTCCCTTTCTAACCGAAATGAACCTGCCCATCGCCGATACCGAAGAGGGGTTGAAGTTTGTGGTGGGTGCTACCGCCCTAGGTCGGTGGGGTCATTTGCGGGAGATTCAGGGCGCGGCTATTTTTCTGGCCAGCGACGCCAGTAGCTTTATGGTTGGCTCTATGCTTACTGTAGACGGCGGCTGGACAGCCAGATAA
- a CDS encoding beta-N-acetylhexosaminidase, translating to MYKLIALLFLAITASAQSSIPALIPAPQTLEPGTGRFAITAQTRLAILTPVADIRRMVTDNLPGIPTSDVPKLTKAITVRLAPIAGVGPEGYDLTITPTGITLTAPEAAGLFYGLQTMRQLMPVAKTFRGQSIPALHIRDQPRFGWRGLMLDVSRHFFDKAFVKRYIDQMAQYKFNVFHWHLTDDQGWRIQINSLLKLTEAGAWRVPRTGSWGTIENPQPGEVPSYGGFYTQDDIREIVQYAQDRHITIVPEIDMPGHMMSAIAAYPGLTCGKKQVLVPTNGKFYKLEDNTLNPCTYGTYLFIDKVLTEVAQLFPGPYIHIGGDEAYKGFWTTCEECKATMTVNNLKTVEELQSYFIKRVEKIVQSKGKKLIGWDEILEGGITPDATVMSWRGMKGGIEAAKQGHPVIMTPSQFCYLDLYQGEPSAEPSTYSMARLSTSYSFDPVPDSVRADLILGGQGNLWTESVPNSRHAEYMTWPRAFAIAEVLWSPKSKRSWPDFIGRMEAHFKRFDAQDVNYARSVYNPIVTLKKNSTGITQVVLSHELPDTYLYYSTDNTVPDTHFPLYTQPFLLPKGAERVKVIAYRNGKPIGKMVEVMLPTVAKAVQ from the coding sequence ATGTATAAATTAATCGCGTTACTATTTCTGGCCATTACGGCTTCGGCCCAATCATCAATTCCTGCTCTGATTCCTGCTCCGCAAACGCTTGAACCCGGTACGGGTAGGTTTGCTATTACGGCGCAAACGCGGTTAGCCATCCTGACGCCCGTGGCCGATATTCGCCGGATGGTGACCGACAACCTGCCTGGAATTCCTACTTCCGATGTCCCTAAATTAACGAAGGCTATTACGGTTCGTCTGGCTCCCATTGCTGGTGTTGGGCCGGAAGGTTATGACCTCACTATTACACCAACGGGCATAACGTTGACGGCTCCTGAAGCCGCCGGGCTGTTCTATGGCTTACAAACGATGCGCCAGTTGATGCCCGTTGCCAAAACGTTTCGGGGACAGTCGATTCCGGCGCTACACATTCGCGACCAACCCCGTTTTGGCTGGCGCGGATTGATGCTGGATGTGAGCCGTCATTTCTTCGACAAAGCCTTCGTGAAGCGGTATATCGACCAGATGGCGCAGTATAAATTCAATGTTTTTCACTGGCACCTAACCGACGATCAGGGTTGGCGTATCCAGATCAACAGCCTGCTGAAACTGACCGAAGCGGGTGCCTGGCGTGTACCGAGAACCGGAAGCTGGGGGACGATTGAGAATCCTCAACCCGGTGAAGTTCCTTCATACGGAGGCTTCTACACGCAGGATGATATTCGCGAAATCGTTCAGTACGCACAGGATCGACACATTACTATTGTGCCCGAAATCGACATGCCGGGTCATATGATGTCGGCTATTGCGGCTTACCCCGGCCTGACTTGCGGCAAAAAGCAAGTGCTTGTTCCCACCAACGGCAAATTTTATAAGCTGGAAGACAATACCCTGAATCCATGCACCTATGGTACGTACTTGTTTATCGACAAGGTATTGACCGAAGTGGCGCAGCTATTTCCGGGGCCTTACATCCACATTGGGGGCGACGAAGCGTATAAAGGTTTCTGGACTACTTGCGAGGAGTGCAAGGCCACGATGACGGTCAATAACCTTAAAACGGTGGAGGAATTGCAAAGCTACTTCATCAAGCGGGTGGAGAAAATCGTGCAGTCGAAAGGTAAAAAGCTCATCGGGTGGGACGAAATTCTGGAGGGCGGTATCACCCCCGACGCTACGGTGATGAGTTGGCGGGGTATGAAAGGAGGTATCGAAGCCGCTAAACAGGGCCATCCGGTTATCATGACGCCATCCCAATTCTGCTACCTTGATCTCTACCAGGGCGAACCCTCCGCTGAGCCCAGCACCTACAGCATGGCCCGACTAAGCACCTCCTATTCATTCGATCCTGTTCCCGACAGCGTGCGGGCCGACCTGATTCTGGGTGGACAGGGCAACCTCTGGACAGAATCCGTACCCAACAGCCGCCATGCCGAATACATGACCTGGCCAAGGGCCTTTGCTATCGCCGAAGTACTCTGGTCGCCTAAATCAAAACGCAGCTGGCCGGATTTTATCGGCCGGATGGAAGCCCATTTCAAGCGGTTTGACGCTCAGGACGTAAACTACGCCCGCAGCGTGTATAACCCCATTGTTACCCTGAAAAAGAATTCGACGGGTATAACGCAAGTGGTGCTTAGTCATGAACTGCCCGATACGTACCTCTATTATTCTACAGACAACACGGTGCCCGATACTCATTTTCCGCTGTACACCCAACCGTTTCTACTGCCAAAAGGAGCCGAACGGGTAAAGGTAATAGCCTATCGAAATGGCAAACCCATCGGAAAAATGGTAGAGGTGATGTTGCCAACAGTGGCGAAAGCCGTTCAGTGA
- a CDS encoding sugar phosphate isomerase/epimerase family protein produces MERRDFLQTASLGAMALSFPQIPSFLKEVRMGIVVHSYWSRWNSKTDSKKYPAFTNAIQLLDHCHQLGAGGVQVIVNGWSTDFAKKVREEREKYGLYLEGSIGLPKKADDVPKFEQDVVNAREAGAQVLRTVCSSGRRYETYHSPEAFAELKKSALASLQLAEPVLRKYKVKLGIENHKDWRAPDLVNLLKQVNSEWIGVTLDFGNSMALLEDPMEVVQTLAPYTFSTHVKDMAVEEYPDGFLLSEVPMGKGILDLPKMIDLCKKHNPAGTFSLEMITRDPLEIPCLTNAYWETMSSVPGSDLARMLRTVRGHNYPGGLPRVAQLSAEEKLALEEDNIVACINYSKTKLGLV; encoded by the coding sequence ATGGAAAGACGAGATTTTTTACAAACTGCTTCGCTCGGTGCTATGGCCCTGTCGTTTCCGCAGATACCATCCTTTTTAAAAGAGGTACGAATGGGCATTGTGGTGCATTCGTACTGGAGTCGCTGGAATTCGAAAACGGACAGCAAGAAGTATCCGGCTTTTACCAATGCCATTCAGTTGCTGGATCATTGCCACCAACTTGGTGCCGGTGGGGTGCAGGTAATCGTAAACGGCTGGTCGACTGATTTTGCCAAAAAAGTGCGCGAGGAGCGAGAGAAATATGGCCTTTATCTGGAAGGGTCGATTGGCTTACCAAAAAAAGCAGATGATGTCCCAAAATTTGAGCAGGACGTTGTCAATGCACGGGAAGCGGGCGCACAGGTATTGCGAACAGTTTGTTCGAGCGGCCGACGCTACGAAACCTACCACTCTCCCGAAGCTTTTGCCGAGTTAAAAAAGAGCGCATTAGCGTCGCTGCAACTGGCCGAACCTGTTCTGCGGAAGTATAAAGTCAAACTCGGTATCGAAAACCACAAGGATTGGCGGGCGCCAGACCTGGTAAATCTGCTAAAACAGGTCAACAGCGAATGGATTGGCGTAACGCTCGATTTTGGCAATAGCATGGCCTTGCTGGAAGATCCGATGGAGGTTGTCCAGACGCTGGCCCCGTATACCTTTAGCACACACGTTAAAGACATGGCGGTTGAAGAATATCCAGATGGGTTTCTGCTTTCCGAAGTACCAATGGGAAAAGGGATACTGGACCTGCCCAAGATGATTGATCTGTGCAAAAAGCATAATCCAGCGGGCACCTTTAGCCTGGAAATGATCACACGCGATCCGTTGGAAATTCCCTGTTTAACCAATGCCTACTGGGAAACGATGAGCAGCGTGCCGGGCTCCGATCTGGCCCGAATGCTGCGAACGGTCAGGGGGCACAACTATCCCGGCGGCCTACCCCGCGTGGCCCAGTTAAGTGCCGAAGAGAAACTCGCCCTCGAAGAAGATAACATTGTCGCTTGCATTAATTACAGCAAAACCAAATTAGGACTGGTGTAA